The following is a genomic window from Vicia villosa cultivar HV-30 ecotype Madison, WI unplaced genomic scaffold, Vvil1.0 ctg.001045F_1_1, whole genome shotgun sequence.
aaatcttgttcttacacaGACTCATATGAAGATTCAAGTGAAGAGGTAACCCTTTGTCTTATGACTTattatgaagatgatgatgaggtaACCACTCTTTCCTATAAACAAATGTATGATATAAGCGTTAACTAAAGCAAGAAACGATCTAGAAAAAATATTATGACATATAAGAATCATGTTAAATCTCTagaagataaaaatgaaaaattatagaTGAAATGAATGAACTTAGAAGGAACATCTTGAATAATAGTAATTTAAATTGTAAACATTCTGACTCTCTTAAAAGTGAAGTAGAAGGGTTGTACATAATCAAGGGCTAATTATCAATTTCGAGAAGGTTGTCCAAAGTGTTGGATATGTGACTTCATACACAAGAGAGGTGAACTGTGGAGGTGTAAAAATcgcagatttaaaaaaaaaaacatttcaaaatcagagtttgaaaatattttatgaaaTGTTTGAATAAATATGCAGCAGAAACTCAAAGTAAAGAAATTAAGtggaaaataaaagagataagagagaaaAAGATGACACGGGAGCTTTATAGTGATTCAACCTAATGAAATGACATACTACTCTCCAcaagaattgatcttgagagtatcaATTATTTCTCGAGAGTTTTTAGAAGATTAAGTCGATGAACCCCTAATACAATTAaataaagtttttaaaataacttccaaccaaacaacgAACATTCTTAAAACGGTTAATCTTTACACCAAACACCGAACAGAATTGAAGCGACTAATCTTTATGCCTATCACACTCAAAACAGaatattgtttaattaattaacaccATACCTATCAAACTTGCACACGGATCCTCTCCTGCTATTTACATGCTGCCATCCATACGGCCTCTTATCCAACAACTAAAAAGATtttaagaaagaaaataaaaacaagaaaacagtATTGAATAAATATCAATGGTGGAGATTGGAGCAGAACTGAGGGCACGAGAGAAATAAaaggagaggatccaaatccATCAAACTtagtaacaaaaataaaattaaaaaatatttaacatttaattaaagctaaacaaaaaaattacataaactAAGATTAAAAGTTATATATTTGCATGATAAATTaccaattttaaatttaatataaaaccaACACTTACTTTTTAAGTGTGTACACAAGTAGGCTGTTTAATGTTTACTCAACTATCCATAAGCATGTCCACATTTCATATtacttatataaatataaaaacattttcTTACAAACTTTACGAACAAGATTTTGTCTTTTCTGTCCTTCACAAACCTTATCTCATGAATGAATCAGTCGTCAATTTAGACTtagctacaaaaaaaaaaagaaaaagaacaagtTGACAAGAATTACAAAACGAAATTGTCAAAGGTTAATAAATATTTTGAGCTTAACTAATTAGACcgtgtttttttcttctttcaaacGAGTCCATTTTCTCTTATATATATACACCTAATTCTATTACCAACCAAATCTGCTACCTTTTTTGTTCTGAGTCATGAAGTTCTCTTTTCCTGGTTGTTTATTTTCTTGTTCCACTGAAGTTAACAACAAtggtaattaaaaatatatactttaattaaacattaaaatcatgttttgtttttgttaacTATGTTTTGATCTGTTTAGTTTGTAAACTATGTAGATTTTGATGATGGAGAGATTAATGATGGAAGCTTTCGTATATTCACTTATCAACAACTGAAATCTGCTACTGGTAATTTCAGTGAAAAAATTGGACAAGGTGGATTTGGCTCTGTTTATAAGGTTAGATATTATTTACTTtcttgtaattatattatttttttctctagTAGTCTAGTGGCCGGAATTCGAAATTTCATCTGGGATGTCGCTGGTTCGAATCTGCATCCTATAGTTGGATGTCACTGCACAGCTATCAGCTGAGCTGTTTTAAGGAgactattaataattatttttatttgatggaAAAACTGATTaggatttaattgaattttaaaggGGAGGCTTAAGGATGGATCTTTTGTTGCTGTGAAAGTGCTTTCTATTGAGATTGAATCCATGAGAGGAGAGAGGGAATTTGTTGCGGAATTGGCTGCACTAGCAAATATGAAGCATCATAATCTTGTTAGCCTTAAAGGGTGTTGTGTTGAAGGAGCAAAAAGATACTTGGTTTATGATTACATGGAGAATAATAGCCTCCATCACACTTTCTTAGGTACTTCATTTTAACTTTTTTTCAATTTTCCCTCGACTTCAAGTCCACTGCACCGCCTTTGTATCTCAGAATAACGGTGCAGTGAACTTGAGGTTGGAATATTATCTGAATGAGCTGGAAATGAACTATGGTTCTTGTTGTGGTTTTTGATTGATAGGTTCGGAGGATAAAAGGGAGAGATTCAGTTGGGAGGAAAGGAAGAGTATATCAATCGGCGTGGCTCGTGGACTTTCGTATCTTCATGAGGAGTTGAAGCCTCATATAGTGCATAGAGacatcaaaacaaagaatatacTAATTGACAGAAGTTTTACACCAAAACTTGCTGATTTCGGTTTGGCGAAACTAATGAGAGATGAGAAATCTTACATTAGCACTAGAGTTGCAGGGACATTGTAAGTGTTTACATTAAGAAAAAAACTATACAGTGATTGATAATTTGAATCCTTGCAGGGACATTGACTAATGTAATTCATTCGACAGGGGTTATTTGGCTCCTGAGTATGCAAGTTCTGGACAACTAAGAAGGAAATCGGATGTTTATAGCTTTGGAGTATTGCTTTTGCAAGTTATCACTGGCTTGGCTGTTGTAGATGCCTATAAAGATATCGAACGTTTCATTGTCGAAAAGGTATGAAATTTGAAATCAAATAGTTATTTTGCCTTCTGGTATAGCTACCTATTAAGCACAGACACCAGAC
Proteins encoded in this region:
- the LOC131632865 gene encoding putative serine/threonine-protein kinase, which translates into the protein MKFSFPGCLFSCSTEVNNNDFDDGEINDGSFRIFTYQQLKSATGNFSEKIGQGGFGSVYKGRLKDGSFVAVKVLSIEIESMRGEREFVAELAALANMKHHNLVSLKGCCVEGAKRYLVYDYMENNSLHHTFLGSEDKRERFSWEERKSISIGVARGLSYLHEELKPHIVHRDIKTKNILIDRSFTPKLADFGLAKLMRDEKSYISTRVAGTLGYLAPEYASSGQLRRKSDVYSFGVLLLQVITGLAVVDAYKDIERFIVEKAYAAYVAKDLLRIVDPVLNRNYSDKEATKFLTVGLLCVQETARLRPRMSEVVEILTNNNVDLKDVHISKPGFVADLRNIRIKQNMITSSPQESGSSGTTFASSIWSVGNLAR